In Paracoccaceae bacterium Fryx2, a single genomic region encodes these proteins:
- a CDS encoding hemolysin family protein, whose translation MGSSTDGSPAAQGAQEVMEADASETEPRGFFGRILSALSPSDAAPEPAGQPQVRTAQQISADLPGMANLRRLRVDDVAIPKVEIIAVPVDIGKDDLVEVFREHGFSRLPVYKGTLDHPQGLVLLKDLALQHGFNGEAAGRFTLRKLLRPILYAPPSMPVGVLLQKMQRDRVHMALVIDEYGGVDGLVTIEDLIETVIGEIEDEHDEAEGALWLMEKPGVYLAQATAPLDEFEAAIGLRLRNEDEDEEIDTIGGIVFLRTGRVPARGEVVAHESGVEFEVVDADPRRIKRLRVRLPGASRTALRVPVPALPDVALPDAALPDAAKVDAALADAVLPAAGSPAAKAVET comes from the coding sequence ATGGGCAGTAGCACGGACGGCTCTCCTGCGGCGCAAGGCGCGCAGGAAGTGATGGAGGCAGACGCCTCCGAAACGGAACCACGCGGCTTTTTCGGCCGCATCCTCAGCGCGCTGAGCCCCTCTGACGCCGCGCCGGAACCGGCGGGGCAGCCCCAGGTCCGGACGGCGCAGCAGATCAGCGCGGACTTGCCCGGCATGGCCAACCTGCGCCGCCTCCGGGTCGACGACGTGGCAATTCCCAAGGTGGAAATCATCGCGGTGCCGGTCGATATCGGCAAGGACGACCTGGTCGAGGTGTTCCGCGAGCACGGCTTTTCCCGCCTGCCGGTCTACAAGGGCACGCTGGACCATCCGCAGGGTCTGGTGCTGCTGAAGGACCTGGCTTTGCAGCATGGCTTCAACGGCGAGGCAGCAGGCCGCTTCACCCTGCGCAAGCTGCTGCGCCCGATCCTCTATGCCCCGCCGTCGATGCCGGTCGGGGTGCTGCTGCAGAAAATGCAGCGTGACCGGGTCCACATGGCGTTGGTGATCGACGAATACGGCGGGGTCGATGGTCTTGTGACCATCGAAGACCTGATCGAAACCGTGATCGGCGAGATCGAGGATGAACACGACGAGGCCGAGGGTGCGCTGTGGCTGATGGAAAAGCCGGGGGTCTATCTGGCGCAAGCCACTGCGCCGCTGGACGAATTCGAGGCGGCCATCGGCCTGCGCCTGCGCAACGAGGATGAAGACGAGGAAATCGACACCATCGGCGGCATCGTGTTCCTGCGCACCGGCCGGGTGCCCGCGCGCGGCGAGGTCGTGGCGCATGAAAGCGGGGTGGAGTTCGAGGTGGTCGACGCCGACCCCCGCCGCATCAAGCGCCTGCGGGTGCGCCTGCCGGGGGCATCGCGGACAGCGCTCCGCGTTCCCGTGCCCGCCCTTCCGGATGTCGCCCTTCCGGATGCTGCCCTTCCGGATGCCGCCAAGGTGGATGCTGCCCTTGCGGATGCTGTCCTTCCAGCTGCGGGCAGCCCTGCCGCGAAAGCCGTCGAAACGTGA
- the ybeY gene encoding rRNA maturation RNase YbeY, translating to MEPLVDTVIEDPRWEGLGLATLADRAAGAALAALSLPEQGFALCLMGCDDARIAELNAAFRAKGTPTNVLSWPSEDRAADAPGAMPLLPDPGPADDPEELGDIAISFDTSAREAAEQGKPLEDHVTHLVVHGILHLLGFDHIDDLDAELMETTETRILASLGVADPY from the coding sequence ATGGAGCCTCTGGTTGACACGGTGATCGAAGACCCGCGCTGGGAAGGCCTTGGCCTTGCCACGTTGGCCGACCGCGCGGCAGGGGCAGCCCTTGCCGCGCTTTCCTTGCCGGAACAGGGCTTTGCCCTGTGCCTGATGGGCTGCGACGATGCCCGCATCGCCGAGTTGAACGCCGCCTTCCGCGCCAAGGGCACACCGACCAACGTGCTGTCCTGGCCTTCGGAAGACCGTGCCGCCGATGCGCCGGGGGCGATGCCGCTGCTGCCCGACCCCGGCCCGGCCGACGATCCCGAGGAATTGGGCGACATCGCCATTTCCTTCGACACCTCCGCCCGCGAGGCCGCCGAGCAGGGCAAGCCGCTTGAAGACCATGTGACGCATCTGGTGGTGCATGGCATCCTGCATCTGCTGGGCTTCGACCACATCGACGATCTTGACGCGGAATTGATGGAAACAACCGAAACGCGCATACTTGCGTCGCTTGGCGTTGCCGATCCATACTGA
- a CDS encoding PhoH family protein has translation MGISALTPPTRSEDVVETLLEFPDNRLLIGLCGEFDRNLAQIEHQMGVHILRRGNRLAVIGDKGARQQAAAVLRGLYARLEAGRGVVAGDIDGAIRMGRPMPASLSPEPARVDEQMEMFTGSKYELRTRKKPVEPRTEAQKAYVANLFDHELAFGIGPAGTGKTYLAVAVGVTMLIGGAVDKIILSRPAVEAGERLGFLPGDMKEKIDPYMQPLYDALNDFLPQKQLAKLMEEKRIEIAPLAFMRGRTLSNAFVVLDEAQNATTMQMKMFLTRLGEGSRMVITGDRTQIDLPRGTPSGLQDAERILAGVKGISFNYFTSKDVVRHPLVGRIIEAYEAHDGASG, from the coding sequence TTGGGCATCAGCGCGCTGACCCCCCCGACCCGTTCAGAGGATGTGGTAGAGACACTTCTGGAATTCCCCGACAACCGCCTTCTGATCGGCCTCTGCGGCGAGTTCGACCGCAATCTGGCGCAGATCGAGCATCAGATGGGGGTGCATATCCTGCGGCGCGGCAACCGCCTTGCAGTGATCGGCGACAAGGGGGCTCGGCAACAGGCGGCGGCTGTGCTGCGCGGGCTTTATGCCCGGCTTGAGGCCGGGCGCGGCGTGGTTGCGGGCGACATCGACGGCGCCATCCGCATGGGCCGCCCGATGCCTGCCAGCCTGAGCCCCGAACCCGCACGGGTGGACGAGCAGATGGAAATGTTCACGGGCAGCAAATACGAGCTTCGCACCCGCAAGAAACCCGTCGAACCCCGGACCGAGGCGCAGAAGGCCTATGTCGCCAACCTGTTCGACCACGAACTGGCCTTCGGCATCGGCCCGGCGGGCACCGGCAAGACCTATCTGGCCGTGGCCGTGGGCGTAACCATGCTGATCGGCGGCGCGGTGGACAAGATCATCCTGTCGCGCCCGGCAGTCGAGGCGGGCGAGCGGCTGGGCTTCCTGCCCGGCGACATGAAGGAAAAGATCGACCCCTACATGCAGCCGCTTTACGACGCGCTGAACGACTTCCTGCCGCAGAAACAGCTTGCCAAGCTGATGGAGGAAAAGCGGATCGAGATCGCGCCGCTGGCCTTCATGCGCGGGCGCACGCTGTCCAACGCCTTCGTGGTGCTGGACGAGGCGCAGAACGCCACCACCATGCAGATGAAGATGTTCCTGACCCGTCTCGGCGAAGGTTCGCGCATGGTGATCACCGGCGACCGCACCCAGATCGACCTGCCGCGCGGCACGCCGAGCGGGCTGCAGGATGCCGAGCGCATCCTGGCCGGGGTCAAGGGCATCAGCTTCAACTACTTCACCTCGAAAGACGTGGTGCGCCACCCGCTTGTCGGCCGCATCATCGAGGCGTATGAAGCGCATGATGGAGCCTCTGGTTGA